The Gemmatimonadota bacterium genome contains the following window.
GGTCTCGTCGGCCCAGGCCACGTCGGTTTCATAGAACACCCTGTCCTCGTAGGCCATGAGCCAGATTCCGGCGGTACCCTGTATGCGCAGAAAGTGTTCGACTTCCGGGAATTCTTCCTTCAGCGCCGGACCGAGCAGGGGCTGCGTCTTGACGTCGCTTCCTTCGACGATCCGGTAGATCCGGTCCGCGTTCTCGTGGTAAAGGTCGTAACTCGACTCGTTCTGAACGTAGAGGAGGATCGATATGGCGCAGGCGAAACCAATGGTCAGTCCCAGGATGTTGTTCAGCGCATAGCTCTTGTACCTGGTGAGATTCCGGACCGCGATGATGAAATAGTGTCTGAACATGGTGGGACTACCTGACTGGGGATTACTCACAGTCGTTCTTCATTGACTCGAACGCCAACTCGCTGGCACGGTCACCCCTGCCTCAACGCGTTCACCGGGTTCCGACGCGAAGCGGCCACCGCATGCGCCCCGATCGTCAGCCAGGCGATGACCAGGGCCACGACGCCCCCGGCCAGAAACCATGTAAAGTCGAGAGCCGCGACGTAGGCGTAGTTCTGCAGCCAGCGCGTCATGACGACGTAGGCCAGCGGCCAGGCGATCAGGTTGCCCAGCAGGACGTGTTTCATGAAGTCCTTCGACAGCAGTACGACGATGGTGGAGACCGATGAACCGAGCACCTTGCGGATCCCGATTTCCCGGGTGCGCTGCTGAATCGAATAGGAAGCCAGTCCGAGGAGTCCGAGACAGGCCACCAATACGCCCAGTACCGCGAAGATCGCGAAGACCTCGCCGAGCCGCCGGTCATCCTGGTACAGCCGGTCGAAATCCTCGTCCAGGAAGGTGTATTCCAGGGGAAAGCCCGCATCGACGTTTCGCCATGCCTCCCCGATACGTGAAATGGTCTCGGGAATCCGACCGGGTTCGAGCCGGACGAGCACGAAAATGTGATAGGAACTCGTTAGAATAACGATCGGTTCGATCTCCTCGTGAATGGTACGGAGATGGAAATCTTCTACCACGCCGATGACATTTCCTTTCTTCCCGCCGAAGGGCAGCCACGCGAACGGTTTGCCTATGGCTTCCGGCGGAGTGCCCCAACCAAGGTAACGAACGGCCGTCTCGTTGAGCAGGAAGCCCGTGGTCGAGTCCGTCCCCCAGTCCGTCGAGAAGTTCCGCCCGGCTGCCAGATTGATCTCCAGGACATCCAGGAAGGACTCGTCCACCTGCAGCGTGGCCATCATGAGGTGGTCTTCCGGCGCCATGCCATCGGGCCGGACCGCCATGATCGGGATCACCCGCATTCCCGGTACACCGCTTGCCGTGGCCACGCCCCGTACACCGGGCAATTGGGACAGTCGTTCTTTTAGTACGGGCGTATTCCGACGCTGCGTGGATCCCGTGATGGGAAGCACCATCACCTGTTCCTTGTTGAAACCAAGCCGCTTGGTACTAATATATTCGAGCTGATCGTAGATGATCGCCGTGCTGACCAGCAGGAAGATGGACATGGCGAACTGTATAACGACCAGGATCTTCCGCAGATTCAGTCCCCGCCGGCTCGAATCCAGATTGCCCTTTAGTACATCGGTGGGCACAAATCCGGAGAGGTAGATCGCCGGATAACTTCCGGCGGCCAATCCCATAATGATCGTACCGAATGTGAGCGCGGTCAATACCAGTCCGTTCGAGAGCGGGAAGATCAGCTGCTTCCCGGCGATCGCATTCAACGCGGGCAGGGCGAGCTGCACCAGGATCACCGAAGTCGCCATGGCGAGTGCCGCCATGACGACGGCCTCTCTCAGGAACTGCCCCAGCAACTGGGTCCGGTTGGCGCCCATTACTTTCCGGACGCCTACTTCCCGGGCGCGCATGGCCGACCGGGCCGTAGCCAGGTTGACGAAATTGATGCACGCGATCAGCGGAATCAGGAACGCGATGAGCGTGTAGAGGACCACGAAGCGGATGTCGCCGTTGGGCTCGAGTTCGCTTTCCCGGTGCGAATGCAGGTGGATGTCGGCGAGCGGTTGCAGCGACGGGCTCAGCACGACGCCCGTTTCGCGGTATTTGTCCCCGGCGTATCGTTCAAGGAAGTCCGGAAACTGCGCTTCGAGGTCGGCCGGGTCCGTGTTTTCACGCAATCGGATGTACGTGTAGAAGTTGTCATGAACCTCCCAGTTTTCCCGGTAGTAACTGCCTATGGTGGCCAGGGAGGAATAGGAGGTAAACATGTCCGCCCGCATATGGGTATTGACGGGCAGGTCCCGCATGATTCCGGTGACCTTGAAATCGTAGGTGTTATCCACGCCCAGAATCTGCCCCATGGCCTCTTCACCGCCGAAGTACTTGGCCGCCATCGTTTCCGAGATGACGATCGTAAAGGGCTCTTCCAGCGCGGTATTCGGATCTCCGGCGACCAGGGGGATGTCGAACAGGTCGAACAGGCCGTCTTCCACCCAGATGACCTTTTTCTCATAGAATTGCATTTCTTCTCTATGAAACAGCCAGGAAGAGGCCGTACCCCGCATTCGAACGAACCGCTCGACCTCGGGATAGTCCCGCATCAGCGCCGGCGCCCAGCTCAAGGGCGATCCCGCCGTCTGGATGGTCTGCCCGCCGCTTTCTATATCGTCCACGATCCGGTAAATCCGATCCGCGTCAGGGTGATAGCGGTCGTAGCTGAGCTCGTCCTGGACGTACATCACGATCAGCATGCATGCCGCCATGCCGATAGCGAGTCCGACGATATTGATGAGGGAATAGACGGGTTGCCTGAGGAGGTTGCGCAGGGTGACCGTGAGGTAGTTGCGGATCATATGTGCATTACATGATTGAAGTGTCAGTACGTTACGGTTCGCCGACCCTATTCAGACCGCAGGGTCTCCACAGGATTCACCATCGAGGCGGTGACTGCTTTTGCACTGACCGTAACCAGGGCGATGACCAGCGCCAGAAGGCCGGCGATCAGGAACCACCCCGGGCCGATGTCGACCCGGTAGGCGAAGTTCTGCAACCAGTTGCTCATGGCCCAGTAGGCCAGGACCCAGGCGATCGGTACGGCAACTGCTACCAGTTTGAGAAAGTCCTTCGAAAGCATGTATACGATGCGAGCCACCGAAGCCCCCATGACCTTGTGGATTCCGACCTCCCTGACTCGCTGCCGGATGGCGAATGAAGTCAGGCCGAACAGGCCCAGACAGGCAATAAAGATGGCCAGGAAACTGAAAGCGCCCAACAGATTTGCGGTGCGTTGCTCCGACTGGTACAGTCGCTCGAAATCTTCATCCAAAAACGAATAGGCCAGGGGGTAATGGGGAAATACCGAAGCCCATGTCTCTTCGATCGCACGGATTCCTTCGGGTATATTCTGCGCCTGCAGACGTATCGCCGCCTGACCGCCGCCTCGGCTCAGGAGCCTCAACTGCATGGGACCCGCCGCGTCATGAAGGCTTTGCATATGGAAATCCTCGACGACGCCGATGATCCTGACGGGCCGGCCTCCTCTGTATCGTACCTGCTGTTTAACGATTTCCTCCGGCGCGGCCTGGCCCAATCGTTCAATCGCAGACCGGTTCAGGATCACCGCGTTATTCGAATCATCGTTGAGCGCACTGGAAAACGGGCGTCCGGCCAGCAAATCAAGGCCAAGGGTCTCTACGAAACCGGTAGATACAAATAAAGCGGGAATCCCGATCAGGTCTTCTTCCGGTTGATCCGCCAGACGGGTCGGAAAGGAAGGAATCATAGCGGAACTGGCCATACGTCCCGGCATCAAAACAGATCGAGTAATACCCTGAATCTGAGGACGCTGAGAAAGTCGTGTCTTGAAGGCCTCGAAATTCCGATCCACTCCAGTGACGAGCGGAATAACGACGACCTGGTCCCTATCAAATCCCAGGTATCTACTTTGCATGTAATCCAGCTGCTGATACACCATCGCGGTGCTGACGATCAGCAGAATCGACAGCGTAAACTGCACCACCACAAGACCTTTTCGCAGCATGGAACCGGTCATGCCGCCCGTCATTTCATCCTTGAGGATCCGGATCGGGTGAAATCCGGAGACAAACAGTGCCGGATAACTACCGGACAACAGACCTGTAAAGACCGCGATGCCCAACAGCCATAGCAACGTCTCCGGGTATTCCAGGTAACTGATCTGTATTCCTGCTCCCGCCAGCGTGTTGAACCAGGGCAGGATGGCCGTAAAGAGCCCCAGAGCCACCATAAAGGCCAGGCCGGCCGAAATCATGGCCTCGCCCATAAACTGTATCACCAACGCGCTTCGCTGGGCGCCGGCGGTTTTCCGAATGGCCACTTCTTTGGATCGGGCGGCGGACTGCGCCGTGGCCAGATTCATGAAGTTTATACAGGCGATGAGCACGATAAAAAAAGCCACAGCCGTGAAAACGTAGATATAACCGATATCGCTATGACCGGTCATATCCCGTTCCAGCTGCGACCGCAGATGGATGTCGGTCACAGGCTGCAGCCGGGGACTGAAGGGCACGTTACGCGCCGCGAGCGGCTGAAGAGGCTCATAGGTATCTACCCACCTGGCGATCTTGGCCTCCAATTCTCCAGAAGCTGTTCCTTCCGCCAGCAGAATGTACGTGTAATGCTGCGCACCAAACCAGGCCGTTGCATACTGCTCACGACGGTTTTCGACATTGAGATTCTCGCTGACCAGATAATCGGCGGTGAAGTGGGAATTGGACGGAATCGCTTCCATAACGCCCGTCACACGGAAGTCGTATGTGTCATCTGCGCGGATAAACTTGTCTATGGGATTCTCATCGCCGAAGAGCTTGGCCGCCATGGGTTCGCTGATGACGATCGTTCGTTCAGGATACGCGTAGTCGTCCAGCGCGGTTTCCGGACCGCCCTGAGTAAGCGGCAAGGTAAAGATGTTGAAGAAGTCTTTGCCTACCGTATAGACATCGCTTTCCAGGTACGCGTTATCCCCATAGGACATCATCCAGATATTCGTTGTGCCCCGCATCCGCACATATTCCTCTACCTCCGGGAACTGGTCTTTGAGCGCCGGTCCCAACGCGGGCGGTGTGCGTGCGAAGTTGCCGTTTACCACGCGGTAGATCCGATCGGCTTTCTCATGGAAACGGTCGTAGCTCAGTTCGTGCTGGATATACAATAAAATCAGCATGCAGCACGTGATGCCGATCGCCAGTCCGAGGATGTTGATGCTGCTGTATCCTGGCTGCCGGATCAGATTACGCAGGGCAACGCTGAGATAATGAACTATCACAGGTACCTCTGGTCGAGTGCGCGGTTGACGGAAAGGAATTGCTGAGTATAAAGAGCGGACGCACTACATGTTCGGATACTGGATGGACAGGATGATCAACTTCGCGTACTGGTACTCGGGCATTCCTTAATCGATCTCCGGCTCAATCACCCCTGCCTCAGCGCATTGACCGGATTCCGACGCGACGCCGCGACCGCATGCGCCCCTATGGTCAGCCAGGCGATGACCAGCGCGAGCATGCCGCCCGCCACGAACCATCCATATTGGATTTCCGCATTGTAGGCGTAGTTCTGCAGCCAGTTGCTCATGACGAGGTAGGCCAGCGGCCAGGCGATCACGTTGGCCCAGAGGACGTACTTCATGAAGTCCTTCGAAAGCAGGATCACGATGGCGGAAACCGACGAGCCGACGACCTTGCGGATCCCGATCTCGCGCGTGCGCTGCTGGATCGAGAACGAAGCCAGGCCCAGGAGGCCCAGGCAGGCCACGAAGATCGCGAGAAAGGCGAAGACGGCGAAGATCTCGCCGAGTTGCCGGTCGGTCCGGTACAGCGCGTCGAAATCCTCGTCCAGGAAGGTATATTCGAGCGGGTACCGGGAATCCACGTCGTTCCACACTTCCTCGATGCGTCCGACGGTTTCCGAGATCCCCCCGGGTACGATCCGAATCAGGATGAAAGTGTGATAGGGGCTGGTCGTGATTACGGCGGGTTCGATCTCTTCGTGTATCGTGCGCAGGTGGAAATCCTCCACCACGCCGATCACCCGGCCCGGCGCCCTTTCCCAGGAGAGCCGCTCGAACTGCCGGCCGATCGCATCGAGGGGCGAACCCCATCCCAGGCTGCGGACGGCCGTCTCGTTCAGCAGGTACGCGCTGGTCGTATCCGTGCTCCAGTCCGATGAGAAGTTCCGCCCGGCGAGCACCTCGATGCCCATGACATCGATGAAATGCTCGTCCGCGTGCAGCGTGGCCATCATCAGGTGATCCTCCGGCCGCATGCCTTCGGGCCGCACCTCCAGGATCGGCAAAATCCGCATGCCCGGCACGCCGGTGGTCGTGGAAATCCCCACCACGCCAGGCAGTTCCGACAGGCGCCGTCTAAGTACAGGCGTGTTCACCTGCTGCGGCGAACCCGTAATGGGGACGACCATTACGTGTTCCTTGTCGAAACCCAAACGCTTGGTCTGGATGTACTCGAGTTGATCGTAGATGATGGCTGTGCTGACCAGCAGGAAGATGGACATGGAGAATTGGACCACGACCAGCACCTGCCGCATCCCCAGACCCTTCTTGCCCGACTCCGGGCTGCCTTTCATGACCACGGCTGGCAGGAAACCGGACAGGTATGCTGCCGGATAGCTGCCGGCGGCCAGTCCGATCGCGGTCGTGCCGAGGACCAGCACGGCCAGCACCCTCCAGTCGGTCAGCGGCAACGCGAGCTGCTTCCCGGCGATCTCGTTTACGGCAGGCAGGACGAGTTGAACCAGGATGACGGCCACGACCGCGGCGAGGCCCGCCATGAGGACCGACTCTCCCAGGAACTGCCGGATCAACTGGATACGGTTCGCTCCCAGGATCTTTCTCACGCCCACCTCCCTGGCGCGCATTTCGGAACGGGCCGTGGCCAGGTTGATGAAATTTATGCATGCGATGATCAGGATCAGGAACGCGATGACCATGAAGAGGGCCACGTAACGGATATCGCCGTTGGGTTCGTGCTCGCTCTCCCGGTTCGAATAGAGATGGATGTCCACGAGGGGCTGGAGGGACGGCCGCAGGCTGATGCCCGCCTCCCGGTACTGGTCGCCCGCGTGGCGCTCAAGGAAGGCCGGCAGCTTCGCTTCGAATTCGTGCGGGGACACGTTCTCCCGGAGCCGGATGTAGGTGTACAGGTTCCGGTGATACGCCCAGTCGTCCAGGTCCCAGGACCGGATCACATTCATCGTGGAATAGGAAACCAGCATGTCCGGCCGCAAATGGGCGTTGGTCGGGACGTTCTTCATGACGCCCGTCACCATGAAGTCCCAGCGATTGTCGAGATTGACGGCCTTGCCGATGGGATCTTCGACGCCGAAGTACTTGAACGCCAGATCCTCCGAAATCACCATCGAGTATGGCTCGGACAACGCGGTGGCCGGGTCGCCCAGGACCAGGGGCATGCTGAACATCTCAAACAGTTCCGGTTCCGCCCAGATGACCTTGCGCTCGTAGTAGATGGTGTTCCCGAGATCCACCAGCCACGCGGTTTCCGTGCCTCGAATGCGGACGAGGAGCTCGATCTCGGGGAAGTCGCGCCTGAGGGCGGGTCCCCATCCGGTGGGCGTACCGGCCGTCTGTACGATCTGGCCCCCACTCTCGATATCGTCGACGATCCGGTAGACTCGATCCGCATGGGGATGATGCCGGTCGTAGCCGAGTTCATCCTGGATATACAGGAGGATCAGGATGCAGGTGGCCATGCCGATGGCGAGCCCGGCGATGTTGATGAGCGAGTAGGCGGGATGCCTGCGGAGGTTGCGCAGGGCCACGCTTAAGTAGTTCTGGAACACTTATGTCTCTTCCGATCTGATGGTGTTGCGATCGTCATCGTTCTGTTTGTCCTGTCCGGCCGGTACGTTATGTCCGTCCCGTCCGTCCTGTCTGCGGACCCGCTCCGTTATAACGATTCTCGGCCGGTCGCCGCGGTTGGAAGATGCGGTATGGATGATCCAGGGATGCATGAAGATCACGTCACCGGGATCGCCGGTGAATTCGACGGCCTGCACGGGAATGCCGGACACATCGACGGGATTCGCAAGGTATCGGTCTTCGCGGTTTACACCCGAATCGCGGACGCCGCCCAGGTCGCGGGACCACAGATCCCGCAGATTCGGCGCCGCCCGCTTGACCGCATTGGTGATGTCTTTGGACCGGCCCTCGCCTATCAGCTCCGGTTGCCGGGCGAGGTGGCGGACGAGCCGGTGAGAACCGGCGAGGGCAATCGTCGCGCCGCCGCGAGCGGCCAGCGGTTCCAATATGGCGAAAACCTGTACGCCTGGGTTTGTCTCTGACGCAGGATCTACGGCGATCTGCAGGTCCATGTGCCAGGAATGGTTGGGCAGAAACCACGGGCCCGCAGCGGGGAAGGTAAGCAGAAGCGCCCCCCAGGGGCTTGGTTTCTCCCAGTGGCCGGGTTCGAGGAATTCGTCTATAGCTGCTTGAACGGCCGAGCCGCAGGTTGGTTCGAAGGCGCCGGAACGCATCAGCCTGTTGAAACCCTTGGGTTTCGTCTCCGGCCAGGCCTCCGGATCATCGCGCGGAATCCTGCACCTCTGCTCCAGGTCGTCCCAGACGCGGTCGAGCACGGAATGGACGTCCGTTTCCGGAAGCATACGTGGTACACGAACCCAGCCGTGCTCATCAAATATGGATTTCTGCGCAGTGGTCAACATGGTTGTGCATCGCCCAATCGTTTGAGTCGTGCCAGGCGCTCGGACTCGTTTTCCGTCAGCCAACCGTCTTCCGACAGTTCCTGGTAGGCGCGGCCGAAGTATGGCCGTGCTTCATCCGGCCTTTCCAGCGTCAACAGGCACTCGGCGATTTCCTCGAAGACGTAGCCGTCCGACGTGCCGTCCGCTTCGTGTTCCACGAGTAGGGACTGCTGCACGGCCAGCGCTTCTTCGATACGTCCGAGCGAACGCTTCGCCCTGCCGACGGTCCACTTCGCAATCCGCGTCGCTTGAGGATTGTCCCGCTCGGTACGCCAGGCAAGCCCCTTTTCGAAGAGTTCCAGTGCCATTTCGTACTCGCCCGCGTCGTGGTACGTCCACCCGGTGTTGTTGTAGAGGGCGCCGAGCCAGCCCCTTGCACGCGGATCGTCAGATGCTTCCGCGGCCTCCATCGCCCTGTTATTCCACATAAGGGATGCATCTGCCGGCTCGCAGATCCCTAGCATGTGGGCCGCGTCCACGGCGTGATAGTCCTCGCCGGCCTGTCGCGCCCGTTCCCAGGCTTCTTTGAAGAGCGGCCGTGCGGCTTCGACGTCTCCTGCTGAGTTGAAGGTGCGGCCGCGTTCGAGGAGAAGACGGACACGGGTGGTCTGTGTAACGTCGTTTAAAGGGTTGTCAATATTAACAATCAATGTTTCAGCGTTGTCGAGGATACCGTGGGCTTCGACGAACTGCCGTCGAAGGCTATGGGTCCGCGCGATCTGTGTGAGAAGCTGGGCGTGATAGTCGTGATTGCCAGCGCTCTCGGCGACGGGCAGCAGCCCTCGGAAGGTCTTCTCGGTTTTCGCCGGATCGTTGTAGTTCCAGAGTTGGTCGAAGTCGGGGAGGTTACTCATGGTGGCCGATTCCTGTGAAGCACCTAATCCCCATTCTCGAGGATTCCGCTCGTCAACCCGTCACATCTGCCCGCCCACGGGCACGTGGGGCTCTACGTACTCCACGATCAACTCGACCTGGTGCAGCACGCGGTCGCCGCCCATTCCGGTGAATCGCTTATCCAGCACGACCTCGACTTCGTTTCTACCTTCGCGAACCAGATCGACCGGCAGATCGAAAGTGAACCAGAAGTGGGTCAGGATGCGTTCCGGAAGACCGCTTCTTGCGGCCGTGTAGGAGACGATGCCGCCGTAATGGTGTGTGCTATCCGACGGTGTGACCGTCTCGTCGTTGAACCGGAACGAGATCTCGTCCTCCGGACAGCAGTGCCCGATACGTACGCCAAGTTTCACGCCTTTGAGTTCGCCATCGTTCCGGGCGTCGGCCAGCCGATCTCCAACCAGGAATGGTACCCGGGCGGGCACCCCTTCTGCGAGATCCACGGGGAGATTGCGCTCGGAGGCGTGCGGTTCCGCGTCCGGTTCCCGGTGTGTCGGGAAATAGTGCTTCTTCTTCCTGAGGTGAATATCCGGATCGGCCATCTCGCGAAAGACCTGGTATTCGCGGTCGGTGTGCGGCCAGGGCAGGTCCGACAGGTACAGTCCGTCGGCACCCTTGGTGCGGTAGTTGGCCGCCGCAGCCCGGTACATCTCAATGGTCGGCAAATGGTGCCGGTCGTCGTAGGGCGACCTACCCAGCATGGGGTAGACCGGCGTCTTTGATCCTGCGGCCGCTTCGACCACCCAATCGACGGGCATCTCCTGGTCGAAGAGGAAGCTCTCGGTCCAGGGAACCACGATATCCAGGAGACCGTCCTCGAGCCAGGTGCGCACGTCCATGCCCAGGGCGAGATTCGCTTCCTCCGTAGCACGCACCCTTGCGGCCAGGCATAGCGACGCTCCGCGTGCCTTGCCGAGGCGATCGAGCAGCTGTCTGACCTCCCGCATGAAATCCGTAAGCACCGGCGCTTTCTCCCGTGCCTCCGACGGTTTGAAGAACACGCCCACGTAGGGATCGAACTCCAGCCCGTCCATGCCGTACCGGCCGCATACCTCCTCGATGACACCGAGCCGCTCCGAGCGCACGTCTTCGCGGGTGTAGTCCGCACAACCGGCGGCCCGGGGATAATCGGGATGGTTCTCGCCGATCATGATCTCCGGGTGATCCCGCTTGAGACGGCCCAGCATGTAGGGGTTGTCGTCGTCCGGCGAAGTGGGCTCGGTCATCCGCAGGCTGCCCAGGATGCGCCGCCCCTTCTCGTGCGCCCGTTCCACCGCGACGGCGAGCGGATCGATACCTGCCTCGAGCGCCAGATTCAGGTTCTTCGTCGCCCACCACCACATCATGCTCATGTTGTGCTCTTCGACGCCTTCTCCCCACTTCAGGCCGGCCTGGCTGCCATGGAGAAAGGTCTCTCCCGAACCCAGGCCGTAGACCAGGGTATCCACTTCGGTACCCAGGATCTCGTCCACGGGTTGCCGCCACTGGTGCAGGCTCATCGGCGGTTCGTGGCGGTAGATGCTGTAGTGACGGGCATCGTTATAGTGAATCAGCTTCGGTTTTCGCATGGCTTCCTCGCCGGTGGTCGAACGGCTTCTTCGCCCTTCCGATCTCAAGTAGACAAAATTTCCGTCAGGATATTGTACAATTGTACAGTGCCCAAGCCTGCAAGGGACCCAGATTCGCAAGCGACCCAGGTCCGCAATCGACCAAATTCCCTGAGCGGCCCTATCACTTCTCGAGCACGACGCCTTCACGCTCGATGCGGGCGAACATTGCCTGGTATTCCTCGGTGCCGTCATCATCCCAATACTCGGTGGCAATGGGTGCGTCGTAGCTCATGGGGACCATGCCGCGCCGCCGGTCGGGCCGCACCATGAAAATCGAATCCTCCGGGTCGGCGATGTTGTACATCCGCGCGCCGTTCTCGAATTGCGACCGGATGATCCACCTGTCCTGGCGCGCCAGTTCGAGTCGCTTGAGTCGCTCCAGTTCCTCGCGGTCCAGCGTGACCCCGAGCCCGGGCGTCTCCGGAACCCGCACGAATCCGTTGACGGGCTCGAGCCGTTCCGCGGCCACATCGGTCTTCCAGGTCTCCGTCGCGCTGATGAAGTGGAAGTTCGCCGAAGGGAAGGCCGCCATCATGTGTGCGATCATGGCCCGGGTGATGTTCCCGCCCACGTTCTGAAGCATGAAGGGACTGTCGTCCGCGGCGAACAGGCCCGCCCGCCGCGCCGCCTCGCCGATCGGCTGATGCCCCAGCATGTACGCGTCCGCGGGTTTCATCAGGACTTCGTAGGTCGCCCCCATGGGGAAATGATGCAGGACGACCGGCAACCGGGTGCGCTTGCGCAGTTCGATGTAGCCCTGGATGTCTCCCGGAGGCAGGGGGTCTTCGAAGCAGCCGGCCACCGGGAACCGCTCCAGCTTGTCCAGGAGTTCGGGCATGTGGTCGTCGGTGCCGTGCATGGTGAAATCGTAGTGGATCCTGAACCCCTCCGGTGCCACGGCCTGCATCGCCTCGGTCTGGTCCATGACGTTCTCGAAGGGCGAGAGATGGTACTTCATCCAGGTGTAGCCGCGGGACGAATACTCGCGCACCGCTTCGGCCATGCGGTCCGGGTGTGTAGACACGGTCCAGCTTCCCACCGGCACCCAGGAACGGACCTTCTGTCCGAACAGCTTGTAGACCGGCACGCCCGCGGCCTTGCCCATCAGGTCGTACATCGCCGTGCCCAGCGCCAGGGAGGTCTCGTCACCGATCCATTCGAAGGGGTTCGTCCCTATGTAACGGTCGACCACTTCCTCCGGCTCCGCGGCATGCCCTTCGCCCAAACCGGTGAGCCCGTCGTCGGTATGCACGACGTAGACCGTCCGCTTCGCCGGTCCGTAGAAATGATTGAGCTGGTAAGCGATCCAGTCCTCGTATTCGAGGGTGATCTCGTGTGCCTCGATCTCGGTGACCTTCATGAGGAGTTCCTGTTCTGTAGGAAAAACGCGATGAGTTCCTTCCGAACTGCACTGCACCGGTGGACAACGCCGTGAGATTCATCCGGGTACATGATGAATTCGGCTCCGCGGATCTTCGACGCGAGATCCCTTCCCCATGCTACAGGCACCTCACGGTCATTGGCACCGTGGACCACGCGTGTCGGAACAGATATCTGGGCACAGGTTTCCGTCAGGTACCGGTCTAGATAGGTTGAGATCGCCCG
Protein-coding sequences here:
- a CDS encoding ABC transporter permease, whose product is MIRNYLTVTLRNLLRQPVYSLINIVGLAIGMAACMLIVMYVQDELSYDRYHPDADRIYRIVDDIESGGQTIQTAGSPLSWAPALMRDYPEVERFVRMRGTASSWLFHREEMQFYEKKVIWVEDGLFDLFDIPLVAGDPNTALEEPFTIVISETMAAKYFGGEEAMGQILGVDNTYDFKVTGIMRDLPVNTHMRADMFTSYSSLATIGSYYRENWEVHDNFYTYIRLRENTDPADLEAQFPDFLERYAGDKYRETGVVLSPSLQPLADIHLHSHRESELEPNGDIRFVVLYTLIAFLIPLIACINFVNLATARSAMRAREVGVRKVMGANRTQLLGQFLREAVVMAALAMATSVILVQLALPALNAIAGKQLIFPLSNGLVLTALTFGTIIMGLAAGSYPAIYLSGFVPTDVLKGNLDSSRRGLNLRKILVVIQFAMSIFLLVSTAIIYDQLEYISTKRLGFNKEQVMVLPITGSTQRRNTPVLKERLSQLPGVRGVATASGVPGMRVIPIMAVRPDGMAPEDHLMMATLQVDESFLDVLEINLAAGRNFSTDWGTDSTTGFLLNETAVRYLGWGTPPEAIGKPFAWLPFGGKKGNVIGVVEDFHLRTIHEEIEPIVILTSSYHIFVLVRLEPGRIPETISRIGEAWRNVDAGFPLEYTFLDEDFDRLYQDDRRLGEVFAIFAVLGVLVACLGLLGLASYSIQQRTREIGIRKVLGSSVSTIVVLLSKDFMKHVLLGNLIAWPLAYVVMTRWLQNYAYVAALDFTWFLAGGVVALVIAWLTIGAHAVAASRRNPVNALRQG
- a CDS encoding ABC transporter permease, with protein sequence MIVHYLSVALRNLIRQPGYSSINILGLAIGITCCMLILLYIQHELSYDRFHEKADRIYRVVNGNFARTPPALGPALKDQFPEVEEYVRMRGTTNIWMMSYGDNAYLESDVYTVGKDFFNIFTLPLTQGGPETALDDYAYPERTIVISEPMAAKLFGDENPIDKFIRADDTYDFRVTGVMEAIPSNSHFTADYLVSENLNVENRREQYATAWFGAQHYTYILLAEGTASGELEAKIARWVDTYEPLQPLAARNVPFSPRLQPVTDIHLRSQLERDMTGHSDIGYIYVFTAVAFFIVLIACINFMNLATAQSAARSKEVAIRKTAGAQRSALVIQFMGEAMISAGLAFMVALGLFTAILPWFNTLAGAGIQISYLEYPETLLWLLGIAVFTGLLSGSYPALFVSGFHPIRILKDEMTGGMTGSMLRKGLVVVQFTLSILLIVSTAMVYQQLDYMQSRYLGFDRDQVVVIPLVTGVDRNFEAFKTRLSQRPQIQGITRSVLMPGRMASSAMIPSFPTRLADQPEEDLIGIPALFVSTGFVETLGLDLLAGRPFSSALNDDSNNAVILNRSAIERLGQAAPEEIVKQQVRYRGGRPVRIIGVVEDFHMQSLHDAAGPMQLRLLSRGGGQAAIRLQAQNIPEGIRAIEETWASVFPHYPLAYSFLDEDFERLYQSEQRTANLLGAFSFLAIFIACLGLFGLTSFAIRQRVREVGIHKVMGASVARIVYMLSKDFLKLVAVAVPIAWVLAYWAMSNWLQNFAYRVDIGPGWFLIAGLLALVIALVTVSAKAVTASMVNPVETLRSE
- a CDS encoding ABC transporter permease gives rise to the protein MFQNYLSVALRNLRRHPAYSLINIAGLAIGMATCILILLYIQDELGYDRHHPHADRVYRIVDDIESGGQIVQTAGTPTGWGPALRRDFPEIELLVRIRGTETAWLVDLGNTIYYERKVIWAEPELFEMFSMPLVLGDPATALSEPYSMVISEDLAFKYFGVEDPIGKAVNLDNRWDFMVTGVMKNVPTNAHLRPDMLVSYSTMNVIRSWDLDDWAYHRNLYTYIRLRENVSPHEFEAKLPAFLERHAGDQYREAGISLRPSLQPLVDIHLYSNRESEHEPNGDIRYVALFMVIAFLILIIACINFINLATARSEMRAREVGVRKILGANRIQLIRQFLGESVLMAGLAAVVAVILVQLVLPAVNEIAGKQLALPLTDWRVLAVLVLGTTAIGLAAGSYPAAYLSGFLPAVVMKGSPESGKKGLGMRQVLVVVQFSMSIFLLVSTAIIYDQLEYIQTKRLGFDKEHVMVVPITGSPQQVNTPVLRRRLSELPGVVGISTTTGVPGMRILPILEVRPEGMRPEDHLMMATLHADEHFIDVMGIEVLAGRNFSSDWSTDTTSAYLLNETAVRSLGWGSPLDAIGRQFERLSWERAPGRVIGVVEDFHLRTIHEEIEPAVITTSPYHTFILIRIVPGGISETVGRIEEVWNDVDSRYPLEYTFLDEDFDALYRTDRQLGEIFAVFAFLAIFVACLGLLGLASFSIQQRTREIGIRKVVGSSVSAIVILLSKDFMKYVLWANVIAWPLAYLVMSNWLQNYAYNAEIQYGWFVAGGMLALVIAWLTIGAHAVAASRRNPVNALRQG
- a CDS encoding phytanoyl-CoA dioxygenase family protein, translating into MLTTAQKSIFDEHGWVRVPRMLPETDVHSVLDRVWDDLEQRCRIPRDDPEAWPETKPKGFNRLMRSGAFEPTCGSAVQAAIDEFLEPGHWEKPSPWGALLLTFPAAGPWFLPNHSWHMDLQIAVDPASETNPGVQVFAILEPLAARGGATIALAGSHRLVRHLARQPELIGEGRSKDITNAVKRAAPNLRDLWSRDLGGVRDSGVNREDRYLANPVDVSGIPVQAVEFTGDPGDVIFMHPWIIHTASSNRGDRPRIVITERVRRQDGRDGHNVPAGQDKQNDDDRNTIRSEET